CCGATGGTCTTGCAGCAAAAAATCGTCAACATGCTGGTTTCGCAGAACAAACTCGAAGCGCCCAAGTCCGGCCAGACGCCGTTGCTCAAGCTCTTCTACGGGGGAATGGTCAAGCGAACCGGAGGCATGAAACCGGCGCACCGCTTCAACGTCCACAGCCGCGTCAAGCGCGGCGAGGAGATGCTCGCGTTCGACACACGGTTTCTCGTAGCCGAAGACGGCGAGATCACCCTCTTATAGCTACATATCGACTTTAAATATGCGGACGCGCCGGTTGGGTTCGAGGCCGGTGCTGCGCGACTGCAGGCGATACTTCTCCGCCAGCTGATGCTGCATACGGCGGACGTACGACGTTTGGGGCGAAAGTTCGATCGCCTGATTGGTCAACAGCACCTGGTAGACGGCTTCCTCGGCCTCGCGCAGCGCGATCTCCTCATGGTCGATCGAGCCCAGGTTGAACACGTCGCGCAGCGCACTTTGGATCTGCGTGGTCGTATTCGTTTTGATCGCGTAGATCGGCACGTTGTCGGAGGCGATCTGCTTGAGCTTCGGCTGGCCCTTGCGTTCGAGGGTTTTCAGCGTCAAAACCACGTCCGCATCGTCCCAGCTGCGCGCGATCGCGGCGTTGATGCGCAGATTGTGCACGGCCCGCTCGATTTTGTTGCGCGAAACGCCGTAGGGAAAGATCGAGAGCGGCTTGTCGGTCACTTCGTCGTGGGGGTCGTGATGATGGTGATCCAGATTCTCACCGAGCTGCGGCATCGACTCGGTATCCGCCTCTTGCACGATTGCCACGTCGCCGCTCGCGGTCCGCTGACGAATCTCGGGTTGCGGCTGATAACCGCGCAGCAGTGCGTCGACGACCTCCGCCACGTTCTTGTGAATCGCGAGCCGGTCGCGCTCTTGGATCTCGACCAGCAGATCGAACGTAGGCGGCGCCTTGCGCTCGAGCACGGTCTTGCGCGTCCCGCGCCGGCGGGCTTCTTCGTCGGATAGCGTCACCGCGGTGATGCCGCCGAGCAAATCCGAGAGCGTCGGATTCATCAACAGGTTTTCGAGCGTCTGACCGTGCGCCGTTCCGATCAGCGTGACGCCGCGTTCGGCGATCGTGCGTGCCGCGCCCGCCTCGGCCTCGGTGCCGATCTCGTCGATCACGATCACTTCGGGCATGTGGTTTTCTACCGCTTCGATCATCACCGCGTGTTGCAGCGCCGGATTGGCGACTTGCATGCGGCGCGCGAGCCCGATGCCGGGATGCGGAATATCCGAGTCGCCGGCGATCTCGTTCGAGGTATCGACGATCACCACGCGTTTGCGGTCTTCGGAGAGAATGCGCGCGCACTCGCGCAACATCGTCGTCTTGCCGACGCCGGGCCGCCCGAGCAAGCAAATCGACTTGCCGCTGCGCAGCACGTCGAGAAGAATATCGATCGTGCCGTAAACCG
The genomic region above belongs to Candidatus Baltobacteraceae bacterium and contains:
- a CDS encoding R3H domain-containing nucleic acid-binding protein, which translates into the protein MAVKAQSVSPSWELSQLLDIFPLPIRQSLVRLPNLEDIIEVVLDLGRPPEARFADDFRYLSETPVSNEDIAHVCSRISAFGADNRAGIEQTLHRISAIRNRQGKIVGLTCRVGRAVYGTIDILLDVLRSGKSICLLGRPGVGKTTMLRECARILSEDRKRVVIVDTSNEIAGDSDIPHPGIGLARRMQVANPALQHAVMIEAVENHMPEVIVIDEIGTEAEAGAARTIAERGVTLIGTAHGQTLENLLMNPTLSDLLGGITAVTLSDEEARRRGTRKTVLERKAPPTFDLLVEIQERDRLAIHKNVAEVVDALLRGYQPQPEIRQRTASGDVAIVQEADTESMPQLGENLDHHHHDPHDEVTDKPLSIFPYGVSRNKIERAVHNLRINAAIARSWDDADVVLTLKTLERKGQPKLKQIASDNVPIYAIKTNTTTQIQSALRDVFNLGSIDHEEIALREAEEAVYQVLLTNQAIELSPQTSYVRRMQHQLAEKYRLQSRSTGLEPNRRVRIFKVDM